In Acanthopagrus latus isolate v.2019 chromosome 16, fAcaLat1.1, whole genome shotgun sequence, one DNA window encodes the following:
- the tmem229b gene encoding transmembrane protein 229b isoform X1: protein MFADLTSEQQRYKNCVKSRATMVTLETPEAPVPLTPLSRWYLYAIHGYFCEVMFTAAWEFVVNCNWKFPGVTSVWALFIYGTCILIVERMYLKLRDRCPVLLRCIIYTLWTYLWEFGTGLLLRQFNACPWDYSEFRYNFMGLITAEYAVPWFCASFIVERLVIRKTLRLRFHEGPEDGWSNHRSDDGGGGTARGTVGGGRRRERSRGAANDANGYLKGE, encoded by the exons ATGTTCGCAG ACCTGACATCTGAGCAGCAGCGATACAAGAATTGCGTGAAATCGAGAGCAACGATGGTGACCCTGGAAACCCCGGAGGCTCCTGTACCTTTGACGCCGCTGTCGCGCTGGTACCTCTACGCCATCCATGGCTACTTCTGCGAGGTCATGTTCACGGCCGCCTGGGAGTTTGTGGTGAACTGCAACTGGAAATTCCCCGGCGTGACCAGCGTGTGGGCGCTCTTCATCTACGGTACCTGCATCCTCATCGTGGAGCGGATGTACCTGAAGCTGCGCGACCGCTGCCCGGTGCTGCTGCGCTGCATCATCTACACTTTATGGACGTACCTGTGGGAGTTCGGCACGGGGCTGCTGCTGCGCCAGTTCAACGCCTGCCCCTGGGACTACTCCGAGTTTCGCTACAACTTCATGGGACTCATCACGGCCGAGTACGCCGTGCCCTGGTTCTGCGCCTCCTTCATAGTGGAGCGCCTGGTTATCCGCAAGACCCTGCGGCTGCGCTTCCACGAGGGGCCCGAGGACGGCTGGTCAAACCATCGGTCAGATGACGGGGGCGGAGGGACGGCGAGAGGAACTGTGGGCgggggcaggaggagagagaggagcaggggggCGGCGAACGACGCCAACGGCTACCTGAAAGGAGAGTGA
- the tmem229b gene encoding transmembrane protein 229b isoform X2, whose amino-acid sequence MVTLETPEAPVPLTPLSRWYLYAIHGYFCEVMFTAAWEFVVNCNWKFPGVTSVWALFIYGTCILIVERMYLKLRDRCPVLLRCIIYTLWTYLWEFGTGLLLRQFNACPWDYSEFRYNFMGLITAEYAVPWFCASFIVERLVIRKTLRLRFHEGPEDGWSNHRSDDGGGGTARGTVGGGRRRERSRGAANDANGYLKGE is encoded by the coding sequence ATGGTGACCCTGGAAACCCCGGAGGCTCCTGTACCTTTGACGCCGCTGTCGCGCTGGTACCTCTACGCCATCCATGGCTACTTCTGCGAGGTCATGTTCACGGCCGCCTGGGAGTTTGTGGTGAACTGCAACTGGAAATTCCCCGGCGTGACCAGCGTGTGGGCGCTCTTCATCTACGGTACCTGCATCCTCATCGTGGAGCGGATGTACCTGAAGCTGCGCGACCGCTGCCCGGTGCTGCTGCGCTGCATCATCTACACTTTATGGACGTACCTGTGGGAGTTCGGCACGGGGCTGCTGCTGCGCCAGTTCAACGCCTGCCCCTGGGACTACTCCGAGTTTCGCTACAACTTCATGGGACTCATCACGGCCGAGTACGCCGTGCCCTGGTTCTGCGCCTCCTTCATAGTGGAGCGCCTGGTTATCCGCAAGACCCTGCGGCTGCGCTTCCACGAGGGGCCCGAGGACGGCTGGTCAAACCATCGGTCAGATGACGGGGGCGGAGGGACGGCGAGAGGAACTGTGGGCgggggcaggaggagagagaggagcaggggggCGGCGAACGACGCCAACGGCTACCTGAAAGGAGAGTGA